One Oncorhynchus kisutch isolate 150728-3 linkage group LG11, Okis_V2, whole genome shotgun sequence genomic region harbors:
- the nat9 gene encoding alpha/beta-tubulin-N-acetyltransferase 9 isoform X2: protein MRINEDTLLEGKSVVLVPYNADHVPRYHQWMGCPELQQLTASEPLTLEQEYDMQRSWREDDDKCTFIILDKQRWADPAVQEEQCMVGDVNIFLTDPSDSSLAELEIMIAEPSYRGKGLGKEVTRMMICYGVTKLGIRKFEAKIGLDNKVSIAMFKRFHFHELSVSEVFREVTLGMTVDQAVRTRLLGDMAFMQEREYRKDRDSRQEVTSSHATL from the exons ATGAGAATAAACGAAGATACCTTACTGGAGGGGAAAAGCGTCGTACTGGTGCCTTACAACGCAGATCATGTACCCAG GTACCACCAGTGGATGGGCTGTCCTGAGCTGCAGCAGCTGACTGCATCTGAACCGCTGACTCTAGAGCAGGAGTATGACATGCAGAGGAGCTGGAGGGAGGATGATGACA AGTGCACCTTCATCATCCTGGATAAACAACGGTGGGCGGACCCTGCCGTACAGGAAGAGCAGTGCATGGTGGGAGATGTCAACATCTTCCTGACGGACCCCAGTGACTCCTCCCTCGCTGAGCTGGAGATCATGAtcgcag AGCCCAGTTACAGAGGCAAAGGCCTGGGAAAAGAGGTCACACGGATGATGATCTGCTATG GGGTGACCAAACTTGGGATCCGGAAGTTTGAGGCAAAGATCGGTCTGGACAACAAAGTCAGCATTGCCATGTTCAAAAGGTTCCACTTCCACGAG CTGTCAGTGAGCGAGGTGTTCCGGGAGGTCACCCTGGGCATGACGGTGGACCAGGCGGTGCGGACCCGGCTTCTGGGGGACATGGCCTTCATgcaggagagagagtacaggaaggacCGGGACAGCCGGCAGGAAGTGACGTCGTCACACGCCACCCTGTGA
- the lrrc59 gene encoding leucine-rich repeat-containing protein 59, protein MIFVSDLIALYEYFVEIRVVFISRNRRSETLEDGCDIAVKHSKLRMSKNKVLNLKDKIDGNEMDLSLCNLTEVPVKELAAFPKVTVLDLSCNNITSLPLEFCSLSHLVKVDLSKNLMTVLPDDLGRLGNLQHLDLYNNKLTILPVSFSQLKNLKWLDLKDNPLEINLAKAAGDCLDEKQCKQCAARVLQHMRILQDEVDKERERRFLKDKELEKKKEMKQREREAKEKEARKRDKAEEKERKRKEYNAHMAALAIQEQKNKRKEEKKKRNGQIAADKKAAESAPKAQRRSLIGLLFKLLLLGFAGVVGVCQLTGLKEEAVCVPINVAVDDGLSWVREQEVDVRVRKLVEEVDIRARELLQKLSSLVPQLLEPLGVVPTATEPVETVEN, encoded by the exons ATGATATTTGTCAGCGATTTAATCGCACTGTACGAATATTTTGTAGAGATTCGTGTAGTATTTATTAGTAGGAATAGAAGGTCTGAGACGCTTGAAGACGGTTGTGATATCGCAGTGAAACAT TCAAAACTCAGGATGAGTAAAAACAAGGTGTTGAATCTGAAGGACAAAATCGATGGCAACGAGATGGATCTGAGTCTCTGTAACCTCACTGAAGTTCCTGTTAAAGAACTA GCTGCCTTCCCTAAAGTCACAGTCCTGGACCTGTCCTGCAACAATATCACCTCCCTGCCT ctgGAGTTCTGCAGCCTGAGTCACTTGGTCAAGGTGGACCTTAGTAAGAACCTCATGACCGTTCTACCTGATGATCTGGGTCGCCTTGGCAACCTGCAACACCTGGACCTGTACAACAACAagctgaccattctgcctgtcagCTTCTCCCAGCTCAAG aacctGAAGTGGCTGGATCTAAAGGACAACCCTCTGGAAATCAACCTGGCGAAAGCTGCAGGAGACTGTCTGGATGAGAAACAGTGTAAACAATGTGCTGCCAGG GTTCTCCAGCACATGAGGATCCTTCAGGACGAGGTGGACAAAGAGAGGGAGCGGCGCTTCCTAAAGGACAAAG AActggagaagaagaaagagatgaagcagagagagagggaggcgaaAGAGAAGGAGGCGCGTAAACGAGACAaggcagaggagaaggagaggaagaggaaggagtaCAACGCTCACATGGCTGCTTTGGCCATCCAGGAACAGAAGAataagagaaaagaggagaagaaaaagaggaatggacagatAGCAGCAG ATAAGAAAGCAGCTGAATCCGCCCCCAAAGCCCAAAGACGCTCTCTTATTGGCTTGCTGTTCAAGCTCCTCCTGCTGGGATTTGCTGGCGTCGTGGGGGTGTGTCAACTAACGGGGCTAAAGGAGGAGGCAGTCTGTGTGCCAATCAATGTTGCTGTGGATGACGGCCTCTCCTGGGTCCGGGAACAGGAAGTAGATGTAAGAGTCAGAAAGCTGGTGGAGGAAGTGGATATCAGAGCCAGAGAGCTGCTGCAGAAACTGTCCTCTCTGGTGCCACAACTCCTGGAGCCGCTCGGAGTCGTACCCACGGCAACGGAACCCGTGGAAACggtagaaaactga
- the nat9 gene encoding alpha/beta-tubulin-N-acetyltransferase 9 isoform X1: MPMRLRLVSYQVTLIMRINEDTLLEGKSVVLVPYNADHVPRYHQWMGCPELQQLTASEPLTLEQEYDMQRSWREDDDKCTFIILDKQRWADPAVQEEQCMVGDVNIFLTDPSDSSLAELEIMIAEPSYRGKGLGKEVTRMMICYGVTKLGIRKFEAKIGLDNKVSIAMFKRFHFHELSVSEVFREVTLGMTVDQAVRTRLLGDMAFMQEREYRKDRDSRQEVTSSHATL, translated from the exons ATGCCAATGAGATTACGTCTAGTTAGCTA TCAGGTAACACTCATCATGAGAATAAACGAAGATACCTTACTGGAGGGGAAAAGCGTCGTACTGGTGCCTTACAACGCAGATCATGTACCCAG GTACCACCAGTGGATGGGCTGTCCTGAGCTGCAGCAGCTGACTGCATCTGAACCGCTGACTCTAGAGCAGGAGTATGACATGCAGAGGAGCTGGAGGGAGGATGATGACA AGTGCACCTTCATCATCCTGGATAAACAACGGTGGGCGGACCCTGCCGTACAGGAAGAGCAGTGCATGGTGGGAGATGTCAACATCTTCCTGACGGACCCCAGTGACTCCTCCCTCGCTGAGCTGGAGATCATGAtcgcag AGCCCAGTTACAGAGGCAAAGGCCTGGGAAAAGAGGTCACACGGATGATGATCTGCTATG GGGTGACCAAACTTGGGATCCGGAAGTTTGAGGCAAAGATCGGTCTGGACAACAAAGTCAGCATTGCCATGTTCAAAAGGTTCCACTTCCACGAG CTGTCAGTGAGCGAGGTGTTCCGGGAGGTCACCCTGGGCATGACGGTGGACCAGGCGGTGCGGACCCGGCTTCTGGGGGACATGGCCTTCATgcaggagagagagtacaggaaggacCGGGACAGCCGGCAGGAAGTGACGTCGTCACACGCCACCCTGTGA